ACGGTTCACCGCGGCGGCCGCCGCACTCACCGTCGGCGACCCGCTGGATCCGGCCACCGAGGTCGGGCCGCTCGTCGCCCGCCGCCAGCAGCAGCGTTCGCTCGACTACATCGCCCTCGGCCAGAAGGAAGGCGCCAAGATCCTCACCGGCGGCGGCCGGCCGAAGGACCGGGCCACGGGCTGGTACGTCGAACCGACCCTCTTCGGCGAGGTGGCCAACTCCATGCGGATCGCCCGCGAGGAGATCTTCGGCCCCGTCATCTGCCTGCTGCCGTACGAGGACGAGGCGGAGGCGGTGGAGATCGCCAACGACTCCGACTACGGGCTCTCCGGTTCGGTCTGGACGGCCGACGTCGACCACGGCATCGACGTCGCACGGCAGGTGCGCACCGGTACGTACTCGGTCAACACCTTCAGCCTCGACATGCTCGGCCCGTTCGGCGGCTACAAGAACTCCGGCATCGGGCGGGAGTTCGGCCCGGAGGGCTTCGGCGAGTACCTGGAGCACAAGATGATCCATCTGCCGGCGGGGGCGTGATGGCCGACCGCTGGCGGGTGGAGGTGGACCGGAGCGTCTGCATCGGGTCGGGGATGTGCGTCGGAGCGGCGCCGGACGGCTTCCGGCTGGACACCGCCCGGCAGTCGCACCCGGTGGCCCCGGAGGCGGAGGCCACCGAGAGCGTCCTGGCGGCGGCCGAGGGATGCCCGGTGGAGGCGATCATCCTCACCGCGGCCGACAGCGGCGAGGCGGTGTTCCCGCCGGAGGATTGAACACGGTGCGGGCCCGGTACGCACCGGGCCCCACCGTGCGCCGCCGCACCGCACGCGACGGCGGCACGCCGCTCGGGCCGGCTACGGGCGAGGGGCCGACGAGGACCCCTCAGGGGCGGGCAACCCGAACCACACGTCGGTCAGTCGTTCCGACAACTCCCACAGGCGGCGGCCGGTTTCGGCGTCGGCCGCCGCGGGGGACAGCCGCACCCGCGTCGGTGCGCCGCGCAACTCGGCCGTGCCGTCCGGCCCGATGAACTGGCCGCCCGCCGCGTGCGGGTCGGTCGCCGCGTACAACTGCGGCAACGCCCCCTGGGCCGGGGACTGGGCGAACAGCGGATTGCCGATGCGGCCGAACACCACGCGCCACAGGCCGACCGCACTCATCTGGAGGTTGGTGGCGGTGTAGCCGGGATGGGCGAGCACGCTGCGCACCGGGCTGCCGGCCTCGGTCAGCCGCCGGTGGAGTTCCCACCCGAAGACGGCATTGGCGAACTTCGACTGGTTGTAGAAGCCCATGGGCGAGTAGCTGCGCTCGCCGGCGAGGTCGTCGAAGTGGATGCGCCCCTTCCGGTGATTGACCGAACTCACCGTGACCACGCGGGGGTCGCGCCCGGCGGCCAGCAGGTCGAGCAGCAACCCGGTGAGCGCGAAGTGGCCGAGGTGGTTGGCGGCGAACTGCACCTCGTGGCCCTGCGCACTCAGGCGCCGGGGCGGCGCCATCACGCCGGCGTTGTTGATGAGCGCGTCCAGCCCCGGCCGGTCGGTGTGCAACTCGTCGGCGAATGCCTGGACCGAGTCGAGGTCGGCCAGATCGAGGTGGCGCACCTCAAGGCTGGCGTCCGGCTGCTCCGCGGTGATCTCCGCGACCGCCCGGTGCCCCTTGCCCTCGTCGCGCACGGCGAGGATCACGTGCCCGCCCCGGCGGGCGAGTGCCCGGGTGGTCGCCAGGCCGAGACCGCTGTTGGCCCCCGTGACGACGAACACCCGCCCGGTCTGGTCCGGGATCTGCTCGACGGTCCAGCGCTGCTCCTGTGTCATGTGGCACAGATTGCCGTTGATGGCACTTGGTGTCAATGTGCGGCTGAGTGTCATTCGTGGCAGCGCGCTACTGTTGCCCGGTGAGTTCCCGTCCTGAGATCACGATGGCCCAGCGCAAACGTCAGCTCGTCTCGAACGAGCTGACCGAAGCGGCGTGGCAGCTGCTGGTGCTGAAGGGGTTCGACGCGGTCACCGTCGACGAGATCGTGGCGGCCGCCGGCGTGTCCAAGCGGACCTTCTTCCGGTACTTCGCGTCCAAGGAGGACGTGGTCGTCCAGTTCCTGGCCGACCTGGGCACCGGCATGCACGCGGAGCTGGCGGCCCGCCCCGCCGAGGAACCCCCCTCCGTGGCGCTGCGGCACGCCGTCTCGGTCCCCCTCGCCGCCTGCGCCGGCCACTCCGAACGGGCGCTGCGCGTGGTCCAGTTGATCCTCCGCACCCCCGCCGTGCACGCGCGGTTCCTGGAACGCCAGGCGCAGTGGCACGACGACCTGACGGCGGAACTGGCACGCCGCCTGAAGCTCGCGCCCGAGACCGATCTCTACCCGCGGCTGGCCGCCGGGATGGCGCTCACCGCCTTCGACGCCGTACTGCAACGGTGGAGTGCCAGTGACGGCGCGGAGGACCCCACCGCGCTGATCGACCGGGCATTCGCCGTCATCGCCCCGGCGTTGGACGCCGTCGAGTAGGCGCGCCTCAGCCCTACCGGCCGTCCTGCCGCGACCGTTCCGGTGCCGTGAGGTCGATCAGGCGGCAGACCGTCTCGATGTCGATCTTCACCTGGGCGATCGAGGCGCGGCCCGAGAGCCAGGTGATCAGGGCCGAGTGCCAGGTGTGCTCGATGACGCGGACCGCGGAGAGCTGTTCGGGGGTGGGCGGGGCCGCAGGGCGCGCCGGTTCCGCTGCGGGGTGACGGGGGGCCGGCGGGGCCATCGCGTCCAGGATGATCGCCGTCGTCAGCCGCGAGACGGTGTCCACCTCCGGGCTCACCGACCGGTCGGCGAAGGTCAGGGCGCGCACCATGGCGTCCGCGAGGTGCGGTTCGCGCTGCAGTGCGCGGAACGCCCGCATCAGGGTCTGCGCGACCCGCGCGCCCGGGTCCTGCTCCGACGGCGGACGCTTGCGCAGCGTCTCGTGCATGTGCTGGAGCTGGTCCTGCATGGTGGCGACC
The sequence above is a segment of the Streptomyces lydicus genome. Coding sequences within it:
- a CDS encoding ferredoxin produces the protein MADRWRVEVDRSVCIGSGMCVGAAPDGFRLDTARQSHPVAPEAEATESVLAAAEGCPVEAIILTAADSGEAVFPPED
- a CDS encoding oxidoreductase, whose translation is MTQEQRWTVEQIPDQTGRVFVVTGANSGLGLATTRALARRGGHVILAVRDEGKGHRAVAEITAEQPDASLEVRHLDLADLDSVQAFADELHTDRPGLDALINNAGVMAPPRRLSAQGHEVQFAANHLGHFALTGLLLDLLAAGRDPRVVTVSSVNHRKGRIHFDDLAGERSYSPMGFYNQSKFANAVFGWELHRRLTEAGSPVRSVLAHPGYTATNLQMSAVGLWRVVFGRIGNPLFAQSPAQGALPQLYAATDPHAAGGQFIGPDGTAELRGAPTRVRLSPAAADAETGRRLWELSERLTDVWFGLPAPEGSSSAPRP
- a CDS encoding TetR family transcriptional regulator is translated as MAQRKRQLVSNELTEAAWQLLVLKGFDAVTVDEIVAAAGVSKRTFFRYFASKEDVVVQFLADLGTGMHAELAARPAEEPPSVALRHAVSVPLAACAGHSERALRVVQLILRTPAVHARFLERQAQWHDDLTAELARRLKLAPETDLYPRLAAGMALTAFDAVLQRWSASDGAEDPTALIDRAFAVIAPALDAVE
- a CDS encoding TetR family transcriptional regulator, whose translation is MTTESKAAKPALPASPPLTERQEARRRRILHTSAKLASRGGFDAVQMREVAESSGVALGTLYRYFPSKVHLLVATMQDQLQHMHETLRKRPPSEQDPGARVAQTLMRAFRALQREPHLADAMVRALTFADRSVSPEVDTVSRLTTAIILDAMAPPAPRHPAAEPARPAAPPTPEQLSAVRVIEHTWHSALITWLSGRASIAQVKIDIETVCRLIDLTAPERSRQDGR